A stretch of the Pseudorasbora parva isolate DD20220531a chromosome 13, ASM2467924v1, whole genome shotgun sequence genome encodes the following:
- the rhocb gene encoding rho-related GTP-binding protein RhoA-D → MAAIRKKLVIVGDGACGKTCLLIVFSKDQFPEVYVPTVFENYIADIEVDSKQVELALWDTAGQEDYDRLRPLSYPDTDVILMCFSIDSPDSLENIPEKWTPEVKHFCPNVPIILVGNKKDLRNDEHTRRELIKMKQEPVKPEEGRDMANRISAFGYLECSAKTKDGVREVFEMATRAALQVRKRKKRSGCLLL, encoded by the exons ATGGCAGCTATTCGAAAGAAGCTGGTAATAGTGGGAGATGGAGCCTGTGGAAAGACCTGTTTGCTCATTGTGTTCAGTAAAGATCAGTTCCCAGAGGTCTACGTGCCCACAGTGTTCGAAAACTACATTGCTGACATAGAGGTGGACAGCAAACAG GTGGAGTTGGCTCTATGGGACACAGCTGGTCAGGAAGACTATGATCGGTTGAGGCCATTGTCATATCCAGACACAGATGTTATTCTGATGTGTTTCTCTATAGACAGTCCAGATAGTTTAG AGAATATTCCTGAGAAATGGACGCCAGaggtaaaacatttttgtccCAACGTTCCCATCATCCTCGTGGGCAATAAAAAGGACCTGCGAAATGATGAACACACGCGCAGGGAGCTGATCAAGATGAAACAG gAACCTGTAAAACCAGAGGAGGGCCGTGACATGGCTAACAGGATCAGTGCTTTTGGATATTTGGAGTGTTCTGCGAAAACTAAGGATGGCGTGCGGGAGGTGTTTGAGATGGCCACCAGGGCGGCGCTGCAGGTGCGCAAGCGCAAGAAGAGAAGCGGCTGCCTATTGTTATGA